A stretch of the Bradyrhizobium sp. CCBAU 53351 genome encodes the following:
- a CDS encoding SDR family oxidoreductase yields MAEHALIDPVSRYPKPPFKKQSQPWPGLAGQMEPRPDHGETSYKGSGRLAGRKALITGGDSGMGRAAAIAYAREGADVAINYLPAEEPDAQEVIALIKKEGRIGLAVPGDLKDEAFCGRLVEQAVQGLGGLDIVVNNAARQQTRASILDVPSEDFDATMKTNIYAPFWIIKAALPHLKPGACIIGTTSEQAYDPSPDLYDYAQTKAATMNYVKSLAKQLASRGIRVNGVAPGPIWTPLQVSGGATMEKLEKFGGMTPLGRPGQPVELASIYVQLAAADASYATGQVYGAAGGSGQP; encoded by the coding sequence ATGGCCGAGCACGCCTTGATCGATCCCGTCAGCCGCTATCCGAAGCCGCCGTTCAAGAAGCAGTCGCAGCCTTGGCCAGGCCTCGCCGGCCAGATGGAGCCGCGGCCCGATCATGGCGAGACCAGCTACAAGGGCTCCGGCCGGCTAGCCGGCCGCAAGGCCCTGATCACCGGCGGCGATTCCGGCATGGGCCGCGCCGCCGCGATTGCCTACGCTCGCGAGGGCGCCGACGTCGCCATCAATTACTTGCCGGCGGAAGAACCCGACGCCCAGGAAGTGATCGCGTTGATCAAGAAGGAAGGACGCATCGGACTTGCGGTCCCCGGCGACCTCAAGGACGAAGCCTTCTGCGGCAGGCTGGTCGAGCAGGCGGTGCAAGGCCTCGGCGGCCTCGATATCGTCGTCAACAACGCGGCCCGGCAACAGACCCGCGCCTCCATCCTCGACGTCCCGTCGGAGGATTTCGACGCGACCATGAAGACCAACATCTACGCGCCGTTCTGGATCATCAAGGCGGCCTTGCCTCATCTCAAACCCGGCGCTTGCATCATCGGCACGACATCGGAGCAGGCTTATGATCCCTCGCCGGATCTCTACGACTATGCGCAGACCAAGGCGGCGACGATGAACTACGTAAAGTCGCTGGCCAAGCAGCTCGCTTCCAGGGGCATCCGTGTCAACGGCGTCGCGCCGGGGCCGATCTGGACGCCGCTGCAGGTCTCCGGCGGAGCCACGATGGAGAAGCTGGAAAAATTCGGCGGCATGACACCGCTCGGCCGTCCGGGCCAGCCGGTCGAGCTCGCTTCGATCTATGTGCAGCTTGCCGCCGCCGACGCCAGCTATGCGACTGGCCAGGTATATGGCGCCGCCGGCGGATCCGGACAGCCGTAG
- a CDS encoding DUF4142 domain-containing protein yields the protein MKRAVIALACVLFAGPALAQSLGEKTGVNSALGVAPSTADFVKEVAISDMFEIESSKLAEQKGNAQEKSFAQQMITDHTKTSTELKGLVGDKKVEATLPTALDSSHQSKLDKLKNASGKDFSSDYNSYQVSAHEDAVSLFERYAKGGDNSALKDWAGKTLPALKHHLDMAKELGKAPSVGQSTK from the coding sequence ATGAAACGTGCCGTCATCGCCCTTGCTTGCGTGCTCTTCGCAGGCCCCGCGCTCGCCCAGTCGCTGGGCGAGAAGACCGGCGTCAACTCGGCGCTCGGCGTCGCACCTTCGACCGCCGACTTCGTCAAGGAGGTCGCGATCAGCGACATGTTCGAGATCGAGTCGAGCAAGCTCGCCGAGCAGAAGGGCAACGCCCAGGAGAAGAGCTTCGCGCAGCAGATGATCACCGATCACACCAAGACCAGCACCGAGCTCAAGGGCCTGGTCGGCGACAAGAAGGTCGAGGCGACGCTTCCGACGGCGCTCGACAGCTCGCACCAGAGCAAGCTCGACAAGCTCAAGAATGCCTCGGGCAAGGATTTCAGCTCGGACTACAACTCCTACCAGGTCAGCGCCCATGAGGATGCGGTGTCGCTGTTCGAGCGCTACGCCAAGGGCGGTGACAATTCCGCGCTGAAGGACTGGGCCGGCAAGACGCTGCCGGCGCTCAAGCACCATCTCGACATGGCCAAGGAGCTCGGCAAGGCCCCGAGCGTCGGCCAATCCACCAAGTAA
- a CDS encoding thiamine pyrophosphate-requiring protein, whose translation MSQTVSDFIVQRLHQWGVRHIFGYPGDGINGVFGAMNRAQGQDGEIGFVQARHEEMAAFMATAYAKFSGQLGVCIATSGPGASHLVTGLYDALLDHQPVLAIVGQQARNALGGHYQQELDLLSMFKDVAGAYVMQASSPAQVRHLIDRAVRIALARRTPTVIILPNDLQEEPYESPPHAHGTLHSGIGYSAPSITPREADLDRAAEVLNAGKKVAMLVGAGALGATDEVIAVADRLSAGCAKALLGKAVLSDDLPWVTGSIGLLGTEPSYNMMMECDTLLMVGSAFPYAEFLPREGAARGVQIDIDASMLSIRFPMEVSLVGDAAETLRALLPRLKPRSDGAWRHGIEDNVAKWWKTLDGRAHQPAAPVNPQLVAWELSPRLPERAIVTSDSGSCANWFARDLKMRRGMTASLSGGLASMGAAVPYALAAKYAHPDRPVIALVGDGAMQMNNMAELITAAKYWRSWKDPRLVVCVFNNEDLNQVTWEQRIINGDPKFGASQRIPDVSYSRFAELIGLRGIFVDSPDLLGSAWEQALGCEMPVVLEVKTDPEVPPLPPHITLQQAKNFSLALMKGDPNEGGMIKGAARQVLETILPGKQ comes from the coding sequence ATGTCCCAGACCGTCTCCGACTTCATCGTCCAGCGTCTGCATCAATGGGGCGTGCGCCACATCTTCGGTTACCCCGGCGACGGCATCAACGGCGTGTTCGGCGCGATGAACCGGGCCCAGGGGCAGGACGGCGAGATCGGCTTCGTGCAGGCCCGGCACGAGGAGATGGCGGCGTTCATGGCGACCGCTTACGCAAAATTCTCAGGCCAGCTCGGCGTCTGCATCGCGACCTCCGGACCCGGCGCCTCGCATCTCGTCACCGGGCTCTACGATGCACTGCTCGATCACCAGCCGGTGCTGGCGATCGTGGGCCAGCAGGCCCGCAATGCCCTGGGCGGGCACTACCAGCAGGAGCTCGACCTTCTCTCGATGTTCAAGGACGTCGCGGGCGCCTATGTCATGCAGGCATCCTCGCCTGCGCAGGTGCGGCACCTGATCGACCGCGCGGTCCGGATCGCGCTGGCGCGGCGGACCCCGACCGTGATCATCCTGCCCAACGACCTGCAGGAGGAACCTTACGAAAGCCCGCCCCACGCCCACGGCACGCTGCATTCCGGCATCGGCTACAGCGCACCCAGCATCACGCCGCGCGAGGCCGACCTCGATCGCGCCGCGGAGGTGCTCAATGCCGGCAAGAAGGTTGCGATGCTCGTCGGCGCCGGCGCGCTTGGTGCCACCGACGAGGTGATCGCCGTCGCCGACCGGCTGTCGGCGGGCTGTGCCAAGGCGCTGCTCGGCAAGGCCGTGCTGTCCGACGATTTGCCATGGGTCACCGGCTCGATCGGCCTGCTCGGCACCGAGCCCAGCTACAACATGATGATGGAGTGCGACACGCTGCTGATGGTCGGATCCGCCTTCCCTTACGCCGAATTCCTGCCGAGGGAAGGCGCCGCGCGCGGCGTGCAGATCGACATCGACGCCAGCATGCTGTCGATCCGCTTTCCCATGGAGGTCAGCCTCGTCGGCGACGCCGCCGAGACACTGCGCGCATTGCTGCCGCGATTGAAACCCAGGAGCGACGGCGCCTGGCGCCATGGAATCGAAGATAACGTGGCGAAATGGTGGAAGACGCTGGACGGAAGGGCACATCAGCCCGCAGCCCCGGTCAATCCGCAGCTCGTTGCCTGGGAACTGTCCCCGCGCCTGCCCGAGCGTGCGATCGTCACCAGCGATTCCGGCTCTTGCGCCAACTGGTTCGCGCGCGACCTCAAGATGCGGCGCGGCATGACGGCCTCGCTCTCCGGCGGCCTCGCCTCGATGGGCGCCGCCGTGCCCTATGCGCTCGCCGCAAAGTATGCCCATCCGGATCGGCCGGTGATTGCCCTCGTCGGCGACGGCGCGATGCAGATGAACAACATGGCGGAATTGATCACCGCCGCGAAATATTGGCGCAGCTGGAAGGATCCGCGCCTCGTCGTCTGCGTCTTCAACAACGAGGACCTCAACCAGGTCACATGGGAGCAGCGCATCATCAACGGCGACCCGAAATTCGGGGCCTCGCAGCGCATTCCCGACGTCTCCTACTCCCGCTTCGCCGAGCTCATCGGCCTGCGCGGCATCTTCGTCGACAGCCCAGACCTGCTCGGCTCTGCCTGGGAGCAGGCGCTTGGATGCGAGATGCCCGTCGTGCTCGAGGTGAAGACCGATCCCGAAGTGCCGCCGCTGCCGCCGCATATCACGCTGCAACAGGCCAAGAACTTCTCCCTCGCCCTGATGAAGGGCGACCCGAACGAAGGCGGGATGATCAAGGGAGCAGCACGGCAGGTGCTCGAAACGATCCTGCCCGGAAAGCAATGA